One genomic region from Apodemus sylvaticus chromosome 1, mApoSyl1.1, whole genome shotgun sequence encodes:
- the Ltbp3 gene encoding latent-transforming growth factor beta-binding protein 3 isoform X3: MPGPRGAVRGLAPAMRQAGTSGLLALLLLALLGPGGGAEGGPAGERGTGGGGALARERFKVVFAPVICKRTCLKGQCRDSCQQGSNMTLIGENGHSTDTLTGSGFRVVVCPLPCMNGGQCSSRNQCLCPPDFTGRFCQVPAAGTGAGTGSSGPGLARTGAMSTGPLPPLAPEGESVASKHAIYAVQVIADPPGPGEGPPAQHAAFLVPLGPGQISAEASVQVHRIEGPNAEGPASSQHLLPHPKPPHPRPPTQKPLGRCFQDTLPKQPCGSNPLPGLTKQEDCCGSIGTAWGQSKCHKCPQLQYTGVQKPGPVRGEVGADCPQGYKRLNSTHCQDINECAMPGMCRHGDCLNNPGSYRCVCPPGHSLGPSRTQCIADKPEEKSLCFRLVSTEHQCQHPLTTRLTRQLCCCSVGKAWGTRCQRCPADGTAAFKEICPAGKGYHILTSHQTLTIQGESDFSLFLHPDGPPKPQQLPESPSRAPPLKDTEEERGVTMDPPVSEEQQSHPTTTTSPARPYPELISRPSPPTFHRFLPDLPPSRSAVEIAPTQVTETDECRLNQNICGHGQCVPGPSDYSCHCNPGYRSHPQHRYCVDVNECEAEPCGPGKGICMNTGGSYNCHCNRGYRLRVDAGVRSCVDLDECAKPHLCGDGGICTNLPGQYKCNCYTGYRLKASRLPVCEDIDECRDPSTCPDGKCENTPGSFKCIACQPGYRSQGGGACRDVNECSEGSPCSPGWCENLPGSYRCTCAQGYEPAPDGLSCVDVDECEAGNVCQDGICTNTPGSFQCQCLSGYHLSRDRSHCEDIDECDFPAACIGGDCINTNGSYRCLCPQGHRLVGGRKCQDIDECSQDPGLCLPHGACENLQGSYVCVCDEGFTLTQDQHGCEEVEQPHHKKECYLNFDDTVFCDSVLATNVTQQECCCSLGAGWGDHCEIYPCPVYSSAEFHSLCPDGKGYTQDNNIVNYGIPAHRDIDECILFGAEICKEGKCVNTQPGYECYCKQGFYYDGNLLECVDVDECLDESNCRNGVCENTRGGYRCACTPPAEYSPAQRQCLSPEEMEHAPERREVCWGQRGEDGMCMGPLAGPALTFDDCCCRQGRGWGTQCRPCPPRGTGSQCPTSQSESNSFWDTSPLLLGKSPRDEDSSEEDSDECRCVSGRCVPRPGGAVCECPGGFQLDASRARCVDIDECRELNQRGLLCKSERCVNTNGSFRCVCKAGFTRSRPHGACVPQRRR; this comes from the exons ATGCCCGGGCCCCGAGGGGCTGTCCGCGGCCTGGCCCCTGCGATGCGCCAGGCCGGGACATCGGGGCTGCTGGCGCTACTGCTGCTGGCGCTGCTGGGCCCCGGCGGCGGGGCCGAGGGGGGGCCGGCCGGCGAGCGGGGCACAGGCGGGGGCGGGGCGCTGGCCCGCGAACGCTTCAAGGTGGTCTTTGCGCCGGTGATCTGCAAGCGGACCTGTCTGAAGGGCCAGTGTCGGGACAGCtgtcagcagggctccaacatgACGCTCATCGGAGAGAACGGCCACAGCACCGACACGCTCACCGGTTCTGGCTTCCGCGTGG TGGTGTGCCCTCTACCCTGCATGAACGGAGGTCAGTGCTCCTCCCGAAACCAGTGCCTGTGTCCCCCGGATTTCACGGGGCGCTTCTGCCAGGTCCCTGCTGCAGGAACTGGAGCCGGCACCGGGAGTTCGGGCCCCGGACTGGCCCGGACCGGGGCCATGTCCACAGGCCCGCTGCCGCCCCTTGCCCCAGAAGGAGAGTCTGTGGCTAGCAAACACGCCATTTACGCGGTGCAGGTGATCGCAGATCCTCCCGGGCCGGGGGAGGGTCCTCCTGCACAACATGCAGCCTTCTTGGTGCCCCTGGGGCCAGGACAAATCTCGGCAGAAG CTTCCGTTCAGGTGCACCGCATCGAGGGGCCGAATGCTGAAGGCCCAGCCTCTTCCCAGCACCTGCTGCCGCATCCCAAGCCCCCGCACCCAAGGCCACCCACCCAAAAGCCACTGGGCCGCTGTTTCCAGGACACACTGCCCAAGCAGCCT TGTGGCAGCAACCCCTTGCCTGGCCTCACCAAGCAGGAAGATTGCTGCGGTAGCATCGGTACTGCCTGGGGACAAAGCAAGTGTCACAAGTGCCCACAGCTTCAGT ATACAGGGGTGCAGAAGCCGGGACCTGTACGCGGGGAGGTGGGTGCTGACTGCCCCCAGGGCTACAAGAGGCTCAACAGCACCCACTGCCAGG ACATCAACGAATGTGCGATGCCCGGCATGTGTCGCCATGGTGACTGTCTCAACAACCCTGGCTCTTATCGCTGTGTCTGCCCGCCTGGTCATAGCTTGGGTCCCTCACGTACACAGTGCATTG CCGACAAACCAGAGGAGAAGAGCCTGTGTTTTCGCCTTGTGAGCACTGAACACCAGTGCCAGCACCCTCTGACCACACGCCTAACCCGCCAGCTCTGCTGCTGCAGTGTGGGTAAAGCCTGGGGTACCCGGTGCCAGCGCTGCCCGGCAGATGGTACAG CAGCCTTCAAGGAGATCTGCCCAGCTGGGAAAGGGTACCATATCCTCACCTCCCACCAGACACTCACCATCCAGGGGGAAAGTGACTTCTCTCTTTTCCTGCACCCTGATGGGCCACCCAAACCCCAGCAGCTTCCTGAAAGCCCCAGCCGGGCGCCACCACTcaaggacacagaggaagaaagag GAGTGACCATGGACCCA CCAGTGAGCGAGGAGCAACAGagccaccccaccaccaccacctcacctGCCCGGCCTTACCCAG AGCTGATCTCTCGCCCCTCCCCACCTACCTTCCACCGGTTCCTGCCAGACCTGCCCCCATCCCGAAGTGCGGTGGAGATCGCCCCCACTCAGGTCACAG AGACCGATGAGTGCCGATTGAATCAGAATATCTGTGGCCATGGACAGTGCGTGCCTGGCCCCTCGGATTACTCCTGCCACTGCAACCCGGGCTACCGGTCACATCCGCAGCACCGCTActgtgttg ATGTGAACGAGTGCGAGGCAGAGCCCTGTGGCCCCGGGAAAGGCATCTGCATGAACACTGGTGGCTCCTACAATTGTCACTGCAACCGAGGCTACCGCCTCCGCGTGGATGCAGGGGTCCGCTCGTGCGTGG ACCTGGACGAGTGTGCCAAGCCTCACCTGTGTGGTGACGGTGGCATCTGCACCAACCTCCCTGGTCAATACAAATGCAACTGCTATACTGGCTACCGGCTCAAGGCCTCCCGACTACCCGTTTGCGAAG ACATCGACGAGTGTCGCGACCCTAGCACCTGCCCCGACGGCAAATGTGAAAACACACCGGGCAGCTTCAAGTGCATCGCCTGCCAGCCTGGCTACCGCAGCCAGGGGGGCGGGGCCTGTCGTG ATGTCAATGAGTGCTCCGAGGGTAGCCCATGCTCCCCCGGATGGTGTGAGAATCTTCCAGGCTCCTACCGTTGCACGTGTGCCCAGGGATACGAGCCTGCACCGGACGGCCTCAGCTGCGTAG ATGTGGACGAGTGCGAGGCTGGTAACGTGTGCCAGGATGGCATCTGCACGAACACGCCAGGTTCCTTCCAGTGTCAGTGCCTCTCTGGCTATCATCTCTCAAGGGACCGGAGCCATTGTGAGG ACATTGATGAATGTGACTTCCCTGCAGCCTGCATCGGGGGTGACTGCATCAATACCAATGGTTCCTACAGATGTCTTTGTCCCCAGGGTCATCGGCTGGTGGGCGGCAGGAAGTGCCAAG ATATAGATGAGTGCAGCCAGGACCCGGGCCTGTGCCTGCCCCACGGGGCCTGTGAGAACCTCCAGGGCTCCTATGTCTGCGTCTGTGATGAGGGTTTCACACTCACCCAGGACCAGCATGGGTGTGAAG AGGTGGAGCAGCCCCACCACAAGAAGGAGTGCTACCTTAACTTCGATGACACGGTCTTCTGTGACAGTGTATTGGCTACCAATGTCACCCAGCAGGAGTGCTGCTGCTCTCTGGGAGCTGGCTGGGGAGACCACTGCGAAATCTACCCCTGCCCAGTCTACAGCTCAG CTGAATTTCACAGCCTCTGCCCTGATGGGAAAGGCTACACTCAGGACAACAACATTGTCAACTATGGCATCCCAGCCCACCGTG ACATCGACGAATGCATCTTGTTTGGGGCAGAGATCTGCAAGGAGGGCAAGTGCGTGAACACGCAGCCCGGCTACGAGTGCTACTGCAAGCAGGGCTTCTACTACGACGGCAACCTGCTGGAGTGCGTGG ACGTGGATGAGTGCTTGGATGAGTCTAACTGCAGGAACGGAGTGTGTGAGAACACACGCGGTGGCTACCGCTGTGCCTGCACGCCGCCCGCAGAATACAGCCCCGCGCAGCGCCAATGTCTGAGCCCGGAGGAGATGG AGCACGCCCCAGAGCGACGTGAAGTGTGCTGGGGCCAGCGAGGAGAGGACGGCATGTGTATGGGGCCCCTGGCTGGACCTGCCCTCACTTTCGATGACTGCTGTTGCCGCCAGGGCCGCGGCTGGGGTACCCAGTGCAGACCATGCCCACCGCGTGGCACTG GGTCCCAGTGCCCGACTTCACAGAGTGAGAGCAATTCTTTCTGGGACACAAGCCCCCTGCTACTGGGGAAGTCTCCGCGAG ACGAGGACAGCTCGGAGGAGGATTCAGATGAGTGCCGCTGTGTGAGCGGCCGCTGTGTGCCACGGCCAGGGGGCGCGGTGTGCGAGTGTCCTGGGGGCTTTCAGCTGGATGCCTCCCGTGCCCGCTGCGTGG ACATTGATGAGTGCCGAGAGCTGAATCAGCGCGGTCTGCTGTGCAAGAGCGAGCGGTGCGTCAACACCAATGGTTCCTTCCGTTGCGTCTGCAAAGCTGGCTTCACGCGTAGCCGCCCTCACGGGGCCTGTGTGCCTCAGCGCCGCCGCTGA
- the Ltbp3 gene encoding latent-transforming growth factor beta-binding protein 3 isoform X1, translated as MPGPRGAVRGLAPAMRQAGTSGLLALLLLALLGPGGGAEGGPAGERGTGGGGALARERFKVVFAPVICKRTCLKGQCRDSCQQGSNMTLIGENGHSTDTLTGSGFRVVVCPLPCMNGGQCSSRNQCLCPPDFTGRFCQVPAAGTGAGTGSSGPGLARTGAMSTGPLPPLAPEGESVASKHAIYAVQVIADPPGPGEGPPAQHAAFLVPLGPGQISAEVQAPPPVVNVRVHHPPEASVQVHRIEGPNAEGPASSQHLLPHPKPPHPRPPTQKPLGRCFQDTLPKQPCGSNPLPGLTKQEDCCGSIGTAWGQSKCHKCPQLQYTGVQKPGPVRGEVGADCPQGYKRLNSTHCQDINECAMPGMCRHGDCLNNPGSYRCVCPPGHSLGPSRTQCIADKPEEKSLCFRLVSTEHQCQHPLTTRLTRQLCCCSVGKAWGTRCQRCPADGTAAFKEICPAGKGYHILTSHQTLTIQGESDFSLFLHPDGPPKPQQLPESPSRAPPLKDTEEERGVTMDPPVSEEQQSHPTTTTSPARPYPELISRPSPPTFHRFLPDLPPSRSAVEIAPTQVTETDECRLNQNICGHGQCVPGPSDYSCHCNPGYRSHPQHRYCVDVNECEAEPCGPGKGICMNTGGSYNCHCNRGYRLRVDAGVRSCVDLDECAKPHLCGDGGICTNLPGQYKCNCYTGYRLKASRLPVCEDIDECRDPSTCPDGKCENTPGSFKCIACQPGYRSQGGGACRDVNECSEGSPCSPGWCENLPGSYRCTCAQGYEPAPDGLSCVDVDECEAGNVCQDGICTNTPGSFQCQCLSGYHLSRDRSHCEDIDECDFPAACIGGDCINTNGSYRCLCPQGHRLVGGRKCQDIDECSQDPGLCLPHGACENLQGSYVCVCDEGFTLTQDQHGCEEVEQPHHKKECYLNFDDTVFCDSVLATNVTQQECCCSLGAGWGDHCEIYPCPVYSSAEFHSLCPDGKGYTQDNNIVNYGIPAHRDIDECILFGAEICKEGKCVNTQPGYECYCKQGFYYDGNLLECVDVDECLDESNCRNGVCENTRGGYRCACTPPAEYSPAQRQCLSPEEMEHAPERREVCWGQRGEDGMCMGPLAGPALTFDDCCCRQGRGWGTQCRPCPPRGTGSQCPTSQSESNSFWDTSPLLLGKSPRDEDSSEEDSDECRCVSGRCVPRPGGAVCECPGGFQLDASRARCVDIDECRELNQRGLLCKSERCVNTNGSFRCVCKAGFTRSRPHGACVPQRRR; from the exons ATGCCCGGGCCCCGAGGGGCTGTCCGCGGCCTGGCCCCTGCGATGCGCCAGGCCGGGACATCGGGGCTGCTGGCGCTACTGCTGCTGGCGCTGCTGGGCCCCGGCGGCGGGGCCGAGGGGGGGCCGGCCGGCGAGCGGGGCACAGGCGGGGGCGGGGCGCTGGCCCGCGAACGCTTCAAGGTGGTCTTTGCGCCGGTGATCTGCAAGCGGACCTGTCTGAAGGGCCAGTGTCGGGACAGCtgtcagcagggctccaacatgACGCTCATCGGAGAGAACGGCCACAGCACCGACACGCTCACCGGTTCTGGCTTCCGCGTGG TGGTGTGCCCTCTACCCTGCATGAACGGAGGTCAGTGCTCCTCCCGAAACCAGTGCCTGTGTCCCCCGGATTTCACGGGGCGCTTCTGCCAGGTCCCTGCTGCAGGAACTGGAGCCGGCACCGGGAGTTCGGGCCCCGGACTGGCCCGGACCGGGGCCATGTCCACAGGCCCGCTGCCGCCCCTTGCCCCAGAAGGAGAGTCTGTGGCTAGCAAACACGCCATTTACGCGGTGCAGGTGATCGCAGATCCTCCCGGGCCGGGGGAGGGTCCTCCTGCACAACATGCAGCCTTCTTGGTGCCCCTGGGGCCAGGACAAATCTCGGCAGAAG TGCAGGCTCCGCCCCCCGTGGTGAACGTGCGTGTCCATCACCCTCCTGAAGCTTCCGTTCAGGTGCACCGCATCGAGGGGCCGAATGCTGAAGGCCCAGCCTCTTCCCAGCACCTGCTGCCGCATCCCAAGCCCCCGCACCCAAGGCCACCCACCCAAAAGCCACTGGGCCGCTGTTTCCAGGACACACTGCCCAAGCAGCCT TGTGGCAGCAACCCCTTGCCTGGCCTCACCAAGCAGGAAGATTGCTGCGGTAGCATCGGTACTGCCTGGGGACAAAGCAAGTGTCACAAGTGCCCACAGCTTCAGT ATACAGGGGTGCAGAAGCCGGGACCTGTACGCGGGGAGGTGGGTGCTGACTGCCCCCAGGGCTACAAGAGGCTCAACAGCACCCACTGCCAGG ACATCAACGAATGTGCGATGCCCGGCATGTGTCGCCATGGTGACTGTCTCAACAACCCTGGCTCTTATCGCTGTGTCTGCCCGCCTGGTCATAGCTTGGGTCCCTCACGTACACAGTGCATTG CCGACAAACCAGAGGAGAAGAGCCTGTGTTTTCGCCTTGTGAGCACTGAACACCAGTGCCAGCACCCTCTGACCACACGCCTAACCCGCCAGCTCTGCTGCTGCAGTGTGGGTAAAGCCTGGGGTACCCGGTGCCAGCGCTGCCCGGCAGATGGTACAG CAGCCTTCAAGGAGATCTGCCCAGCTGGGAAAGGGTACCATATCCTCACCTCCCACCAGACACTCACCATCCAGGGGGAAAGTGACTTCTCTCTTTTCCTGCACCCTGATGGGCCACCCAAACCCCAGCAGCTTCCTGAAAGCCCCAGCCGGGCGCCACCACTcaaggacacagaggaagaaagag GAGTGACCATGGACCCA CCAGTGAGCGAGGAGCAACAGagccaccccaccaccaccacctcacctGCCCGGCCTTACCCAG AGCTGATCTCTCGCCCCTCCCCACCTACCTTCCACCGGTTCCTGCCAGACCTGCCCCCATCCCGAAGTGCGGTGGAGATCGCCCCCACTCAGGTCACAG AGACCGATGAGTGCCGATTGAATCAGAATATCTGTGGCCATGGACAGTGCGTGCCTGGCCCCTCGGATTACTCCTGCCACTGCAACCCGGGCTACCGGTCACATCCGCAGCACCGCTActgtgttg ATGTGAACGAGTGCGAGGCAGAGCCCTGTGGCCCCGGGAAAGGCATCTGCATGAACACTGGTGGCTCCTACAATTGTCACTGCAACCGAGGCTACCGCCTCCGCGTGGATGCAGGGGTCCGCTCGTGCGTGG ACCTGGACGAGTGTGCCAAGCCTCACCTGTGTGGTGACGGTGGCATCTGCACCAACCTCCCTGGTCAATACAAATGCAACTGCTATACTGGCTACCGGCTCAAGGCCTCCCGACTACCCGTTTGCGAAG ACATCGACGAGTGTCGCGACCCTAGCACCTGCCCCGACGGCAAATGTGAAAACACACCGGGCAGCTTCAAGTGCATCGCCTGCCAGCCTGGCTACCGCAGCCAGGGGGGCGGGGCCTGTCGTG ATGTCAATGAGTGCTCCGAGGGTAGCCCATGCTCCCCCGGATGGTGTGAGAATCTTCCAGGCTCCTACCGTTGCACGTGTGCCCAGGGATACGAGCCTGCACCGGACGGCCTCAGCTGCGTAG ATGTGGACGAGTGCGAGGCTGGTAACGTGTGCCAGGATGGCATCTGCACGAACACGCCAGGTTCCTTCCAGTGTCAGTGCCTCTCTGGCTATCATCTCTCAAGGGACCGGAGCCATTGTGAGG ACATTGATGAATGTGACTTCCCTGCAGCCTGCATCGGGGGTGACTGCATCAATACCAATGGTTCCTACAGATGTCTTTGTCCCCAGGGTCATCGGCTGGTGGGCGGCAGGAAGTGCCAAG ATATAGATGAGTGCAGCCAGGACCCGGGCCTGTGCCTGCCCCACGGGGCCTGTGAGAACCTCCAGGGCTCCTATGTCTGCGTCTGTGATGAGGGTTTCACACTCACCCAGGACCAGCATGGGTGTGAAG AGGTGGAGCAGCCCCACCACAAGAAGGAGTGCTACCTTAACTTCGATGACACGGTCTTCTGTGACAGTGTATTGGCTACCAATGTCACCCAGCAGGAGTGCTGCTGCTCTCTGGGAGCTGGCTGGGGAGACCACTGCGAAATCTACCCCTGCCCAGTCTACAGCTCAG CTGAATTTCACAGCCTCTGCCCTGATGGGAAAGGCTACACTCAGGACAACAACATTGTCAACTATGGCATCCCAGCCCACCGTG ACATCGACGAATGCATCTTGTTTGGGGCAGAGATCTGCAAGGAGGGCAAGTGCGTGAACACGCAGCCCGGCTACGAGTGCTACTGCAAGCAGGGCTTCTACTACGACGGCAACCTGCTGGAGTGCGTGG ACGTGGATGAGTGCTTGGATGAGTCTAACTGCAGGAACGGAGTGTGTGAGAACACACGCGGTGGCTACCGCTGTGCCTGCACGCCGCCCGCAGAATACAGCCCCGCGCAGCGCCAATGTCTGAGCCCGGAGGAGATGG AGCACGCCCCAGAGCGACGTGAAGTGTGCTGGGGCCAGCGAGGAGAGGACGGCATGTGTATGGGGCCCCTGGCTGGACCTGCCCTCACTTTCGATGACTGCTGTTGCCGCCAGGGCCGCGGCTGGGGTACCCAGTGCAGACCATGCCCACCGCGTGGCACTG GGTCCCAGTGCCCGACTTCACAGAGTGAGAGCAATTCTTTCTGGGACACAAGCCCCCTGCTACTGGGGAAGTCTCCGCGAG ACGAGGACAGCTCGGAGGAGGATTCAGATGAGTGCCGCTGTGTGAGCGGCCGCTGTGTGCCACGGCCAGGGGGCGCGGTGTGCGAGTGTCCTGGGGGCTTTCAGCTGGATGCCTCCCGTGCCCGCTGCGTGG ACATTGATGAGTGCCGAGAGCTGAATCAGCGCGGTCTGCTGTGCAAGAGCGAGCGGTGCGTCAACACCAATGGTTCCTTCCGTTGCGTCTGCAAAGCTGGCTTCACGCGTAGCCGCCCTCACGGGGCCTGTGTGCCTCAGCGCCGCCGCTGA